The following coding sequences are from one Musa acuminata AAA Group cultivar baxijiao chromosome BXJ1-6, Cavendish_Baxijiao_AAA, whole genome shotgun sequence window:
- the LOC135677495 gene encoding alpha-galactosidase 1-like, which translates to MKKQIGLVMIMVVMLCSQCLISVEARPIVERRNLLANGLGMTPPMGWNTWNHFYCDINETIIRESADALVSTGLAKLGYRYVNIDDCWAEHDRDSTGYMVPKRLTFPSGIKALADYVHGKGLKLGIYSDAGHQTCSQTMPGSLGHEQKDAETFASWGIDYLKYDNCNNDDLKPMKRYPEMTRALMRTGKPIFVSLCEWGDMHPALWADKLGNSWRTTFDINDSWESMVSRADQNEVYAEHARPGGWNDPDMLEVGNGGMSNDEYTVHFSLWAASKAPLIIGCDVRSMTKETLAILGNEEVIAVNQDPLGVQAKKVRMYGDSEVWAGPLSGYRTVVILLNRSPEFRTITAQWDDIGLPPNTVVEVRDLWKVLQMFPCDSGEQVVNELTTDVHHHACKMFLLTPLTLSEEDEPKVDSLQAQLRSVNRCLDEVQHEFRKSKDKLGKASSGASPFTPKVQDKPIPTSFRLSILEAYDGGYDPTEHVVTFQTQMVVYGTSDALMCRVFPTSLGGPARMWYSHLRPALIASFNQLAKEFKLNFMASVRSRPSAALLLGLSQKDDETLSHFVTCFATEIRGLPDTHPSLIMQVFLMGL; encoded by the exons ATGAAGAAGCAAATCGGTTTGGTGATGATTATGGTGGTGATGTTGTGTAGCCAATGTTTGATTAGCGTCGAAGCAAGACCGATCGTCGAGCGTCGGAATCTGCTCGCGAATGGGCTTGGGATGACTCCTCCCATggg TTGGAACACTTGGAATCACTTTTATTGCGATATCAACGAGACTATAATTAGAGAATCAG CGGATGCATTGGTGTCTACTGGGCTTGCTAAACTTGGATATCGATATGTCAACATAG ATGATTGTTGGGCTGAGCATGATCGCGATTCAACG GGTTATATGGTGCCAAAAAGGTTAACGTTTCCATCAGGAATCAAAGCTCTCGCAGATTATGTTCATGGCAAGGGGCTTAAACTTGGTATTTACTCGGACGCAGG GCACCAAACATGCAGCCAGACGATGCCAGGTTCGCTTGGTCATGAGCAGAAAGATGCTGAAACTTTTGCTTCATGG GGCATTGATTACCTTAAGTACGACAACTGtaacaatgatgatttgaaaccGATGAAGCG GTATCCTGAGATGACTCGAGCTCTGATGAGAACAGGCAAACCAATTTTTGTCTCTCTATGTGAatg GGGAGACATGCATCCAGCTCTTTGGGCTGACAAGTTAGGGAATAGTTGGAGAACAACTTTCGACATAAACGATTCATGGGAAAG TATGGTCTCGAGGGCAGATCAGAATGAGGTTTACGCTGAGCATGCAAGGCCTGGTGGTTGGAATG ATCCAGACATGCTCGAAGTTGGAAATGGTGGTATGAGTAACGATGAGTACACCGTGCACTTCAGCCTCTGGGCTGCTTCCAAG GCTCCTCTTATTATCGGTTGTGATGTAAGGAGCATGACCAAGGAAACCTTGGCTATCCTTGGCAACGAGGAAGTGATTGCTGTAAATCAAG ATCCTCTCGGTGTTCAAGCTAAGAAGGTGCGAATGTATGGAGATTCCGAG GTTTGGGCAGGACCTCTCTCTGGATACAGAACTGTAGTCATTCTGTTGAACCGTTCCCCTGAATTCAGAACCATCACAGCCCAATGGGATGACATCGGTCTTCCACCAAACACGGTTGTGGAAGTCAGAGATCTTTGGAAGGTACTCCAAATGTTTC CATGCGACTCTGGAGAACAAGTTGTGAACGAACTGACAACCGACGTGCACCACCATGCCTGCAAGATGTTCCTGTTGACGCCTCTTACACTATCAGAAGAGGATGAACCGAAA GTGGACTCCCTCCAGGCACAACTACGCTCGGTAAATCGGTGCTTGGACGAGGTTCAACATGAGTTTCGTAAATCCAAGGATAAGCTCGGCAAGGCCTCTTCAGGAGCATCTCCTTTCACACCCAAGGTTCAGGACAAGCCAATCCCTACAAGCTTTCGTCTCTCTATTCTCGAAGCCTATGATGGCGGCTATGACCCAACGGAACATGTCGTCACCTTTCAGACCCAGATGGTCGTATATGGTACTTCTGACGCCCTCATGTGCAGGGTGTTCCCCACCTCGCTCGGAGGCCCAGCTCGAATGTGGTATAGCCATCTCAGACCGGCCTTGATCGCCTCTTTCAACCAACTTGCCAAAGAGTTCAAGCTCAACTTCATGGCCAGTGTGCGATCAAGGCCATCTGCGGCTCTACTCCTCGGTCTCAGCCAAAAGGACGACGAGACACTTTCTCATTTTGTGACATGTTTTGCTACTGAAATCCGGGGGCTACCCGACACTCACCCTTCCTTGATAATGCAGGTCTTTCTAATGGGACTCTGA